TGAGCCAGTCAACAGCGCGCTCGGCAGCACCGATAGTGCGCATGGCGTGGTGGATACGTCCGGGGCCTAGGCGGCCCTGGATAATTTCGAAGCCGCGGCCTTCACCGAGGACCATGGCTGATAGGGGGACGCGGACGTTCTCAAAGGTGAtgtggccgtggccgtggggAGCGTCATCGTAGCCGTAGACGCTGAGCATGCGGTGGATAGTGACGCCGGGGGTGTTGGCGGGGACTAGGACGACAGATTGTTGCTTGTAGGGGTCAGGGTTGCGGGCGTCGGTCTTGCCCATGACGAGGTAGATTTGGCAGCGGGGGTCACCGGCGCCGGAGGACCACCATTTCTGTAAACCTTATCTTAGCTCATTTTCATTCGGGCAGTATGTGAAGATGGAAGGGTAAACTTACAGATCCATTAAGGACATATTCGTTGCCCTCGCGGCGAATATCAAGCTGGATGTTGGTAGCATCGCTAGAAGCGATCTCTGGTTCTGTCATCAGGAACGCAGACCGGATCTTCCCCTCTAGTAGAGGTGACAACCACTGCGCCTTCTGCTGGTCATTTCCATACTTGGCGAAGACCTCCATGTTACCCGTATCAGGGGCAGCATTATTCGTAGCCTATTCCATAGAAGAaacattattattagttGACATGTACGACGAGGAGCCAACGCTAGCCCTTCATGCGGGGAAGAAACCACTCACCTCACTCGCAACCTTACTCTTCCCCAAGTACTCCGCCATCAAACCATATTCAACATTGCTGAACCCGGCGCCCTGCGAGAAGTGGTTCTTGGGCAGGAACATGTTCCACAGGCCGATCTTGCGGGCCTTAACTTTGAGCTCCTCCATGGCGGCGGGGTTGGTCTTCCATCGTTTCTCGCCCACGCCGAGCTGAGCGGAGAAGAGGGCCTCGGCGGGAATGCATTCTTTCTCGACGAATTCTTCGACCTATATTAGTTGGTTAGAGTTGCGGGCAGTGGGGGTGGATGGTGCTGTGTTGGGGAAACGGTGTGGGGAGGTACTCACCAGATCAAGGGTCTTCTTCGCGCGGTCGCTGACGAAGGGTTGGGCGATAGGGGGGATTCTGGCGGAGGCAGACATGATGATCAGTGTGGAAGAACTGACACGAGATAATCTGGGGAAAGTGAGGAGAGAGTGAGCCAGAAAGAGGGGGCGAGGTGATAAAAGAAGAGCTCAGGCCCGGACTGGAGATCTGAAGTTGCGGAGAAGCCGAGGTCGTTTTCGGTTGCGTCAGCCACTCTGCTGCTTACAGTCGACCGCGATTTGAATCCCGGCCTTGGTTTCTTCTATTTACCTAGGCAGTAGGCAGTCTAGATCATGCCATACGGCTATTCCCTACTACGTAGTGACCAATCATGGCTGTTAATCAAGTCATTTTCAGAGCGTCATCAAAGACATAACAGACTCTCGGCCAAATATCCGAGATTTATCAGGCAAAAGTAAGATACCAtaaccaacccaacccaatTCAGCAATCCCAAATCTAGgaggaaaacaaaagaaaaacacAAGAGAAAGAGACCAATAAAGAATCCCAAATCCATCAGACCATCCCAGAATATGTATTACAAGAATGACCGAAAATCAACTCCTGCGACCTGCGCCAACCGGACATTCAAAGAGCAATCATCCATCATTACGCCACAATTCTATAATCAAGCACTCTTCTCGGCACTATCTGTAGAATTGCGAGCCTTCTCGGCGGATGACTGCTCATAGTTCTTCTTGCCCAGCTTGGCGAACAGCGATTGGGGTTTTCCGGCACTAAACACGAGGTCGGATTAACATTCCACTCCAACAACTTCATGCCACGAGAAACGGATGAGGTGGGACATACTTCTTGAAGCGCTTTCCCTTGATGTCGCTGAGTTTCTTTGAGCAGGGGCTCATGATGTCGTCGGATGGAGAAACGTATGTTTGTTGCCTATGTTGCAATATTAGTATCTGATCCAATCCAAGTTATTCAGAGTGCTTTCACAAGACAAACAACATACTTTTCCTGGCTGTCTAGCTTTCCctggaggatctggcggtggtggtccATTGAGTTCATGGTGGTTGACGCAGTCTTCAGGTCCTGCTCGTTGTTGGAGGAAGCAAGGTGGGTGTTTGGCGAGCGGGCAGCGAGGGGTGTAGAGCTCATCGTTTTTGATTTTGAGGTTATGAgggatttttcttttttttcaacTGAACCAAAGAAAATCTTGCGGAATCTGGGTTCAatttaaaagaaaagacgTGGTGGTGAAGAGATGGTTGATTGTCAAAGGGAAAAAGCGAAAAGTCCACACATCGATTGTTGTCATGGCAACCACCACAGCTTTGTTCCATGGATTTCATAGATGGGTTATACTAGTCCAATTGTTTCATTCGCTATTATGACATTTACCGGTGATCTTCACATGTTTAATGGCTTCATTCCATCATTGTCTCATTACAGTTAGGGTGCCTGGCTCTAAATTCTAGccaggtggttgttgttgtagttTACATTGGCACTGTCCAGAATCCACACGGGTCGTCGTCCCTTGACAACCCAGGGTTCCCGTCCCCCCTAAATGTGTCATAACCCAGAGCTAGAACATTCCGAGTCAGATTCCAGGCTATCAGACTTtccctcgccatctccttcattCTCCCCATTCAAATCTGGCGGGCTACTGTTAGATCTGAGCAAAGGGAGCACAACATCCGATACAGACCGAGGATCTGCCGACACTGACGGGCTAGGCCCGCGCACATCCTGACCCAATCCGGAGTCATCATCCGAAGTTGGAGTGGGAGGTGCATATGCAACGGCTGGGTTGAATGACCCGCCCTGTGACTCATCTGAGATCTGCCGACGGTGACCCGTCGTGTGGTAGGATGATGTGGGACGGGTCGAACCCGGGCTTCCCGGTAGCGACCTAAATCCAAACATAGGGGAGGACGATCGTAGACTGTATGAGCGGGAAACCATGTTCTGGACGCGTGGAAGGTCAATGTAGCCGCCGGCTGCGCCATGAGTAAAGAGCACAAGGCCGAAACAGAGAAGCACCACGATGCTCTGGACCACGGCTACCCGCTTCTGGAACACCAGCTCATCTGCGAGCACCCCTAACTGAGTGCTCAGTGAGTGAATCTCGGTGTGGTACTGGATTCGTTGGTGCTCGAACTCCAGCGCCACGCTCCTCCATGCATGGTCGTATTGCTCACGGAACTGCTTCAGTTCATTCACCACCGTGACATTCAGGTTCTCCAGGAACGTAGATGTCTTAGATAGCTGTCGTTTTTCGACTTTGTTAAATGCATCACGCAGGATCCGAGACTGCTCCTCAATGTATTGTAAGGACAGACTTGAATTTGTCTCCAGCATTTGCAAACGCTTGTTGACCGATTTGAAGAAGGACTCCTGCGTCGTTGGGTTGGCCGACGGCGGCTGCGTTGTACTTACTCGCGTCGACTCGGCGCTCTGTTCGTCTTTGGAGGCACCAGTAGAGCGGGTATCCACATCAGAGGTCGCATTTTGAGGGGCTGCATCTGATGAAACAGCAGTAGAGGTAGTATTCATGGAGGCTTGGGTACTTGTACCGGGGGCGCCTTGGTCTTTAGAATCCCCAGTATCAGATGGGACTGCACTGGCACTGTCACCAGCCGGAGGGGTCGCTGGACTACTCGGCGCGACTTGGCCGGAGGTCGGAGCAATGCTGCCCTCAGATGCGGGAGCTTCTTTCGGAGAATCCTGGATATCAGACGTGTGTAAATCAGCCAAACCCAGTAACATCAGTTCAACTGGTGTCGCAGGATTCGGACAGGTTTTGGGAGTGTGCTTTTCAGCAGCATCCGCGAGGGCATTGGGTGATTCAGGCGGCGGCGTGTCAGTCTCCAAAGCATTCTGTGGCTtctgggccagctccaggagctcTTGTGACACGTCTTCCTCCGCTCTAGCTTCTCCATCATGTTTATACTCCTCCAACATTGTCGTCCCATGAACGCGGATAAGACTCAGCGGGCAGTAAAACTCGTTGCCGTAATGCGTTAGAAACTCGATCCTTAGATAACGCGCCCAAATGAGTGGGTTCTCAACAGCGAAAGCTTGGATCTCACGAGTATTCCTCGCTTCGTAAAtccccagttctttccaCTGGTCCGGCTTCGCAGGGTACCGGTCCGCGACACTGACCCGAAAAGTATGGAAAATCGAGCTGAAGAATTCGTagttggcgaggacgacagTGTCGACCAAGATGTCATCGCACATCTCCAGAATCAGGAATTTATTATCAGCACGACACTCATTCAGCATGTAGCTGTCTTTGTTCTCGATCAAT
Above is a window of Aspergillus puulaauensis MK2 DNA, chromosome 2, nearly complete sequence DNA encoding:
- a CDS encoding acyl-CoA dehydrogenase family protein (COG:I;~EggNog:ENOG410PH69;~InterPro:IPR006091,IPR009075,IPR013786,IPR009100, IPR036250,IPR037069;~PFAM:PF02770,PF00441,PF02771,PF08028;~SMCOG1006:acyl-CoA dehydrogenase;~antiSMASH:Cluster_2.5;~go_function: GO:0016627 - oxidoreductase activity, acting on the CH-CH group of donors [Evidence IEA];~go_function: GO:0050660 - flavin adenine dinucleotide binding [Evidence IEA];~go_process: GO:0055114 - oxidation-reduction process [Evidence IEA]); translated protein: MSASARIPPIAQPFVSDRAKKTLDLVEEFVEKECIPAEALFSAQLGVGEKRWKTNPAAMEELKVKARKIGLWNMFLPKNHFSQGAGFSNVEYGLMAEYLGKSKVASEATNNAAPDTGNMEVFAKYGNDQQKAQWLSPLLEGKIRSAFLMTEPEIASSDATNIQLDIRREGNEYVLNGSKWWSSGAGDPRCQIYLVMGKTDARNPDPYKQQSVVLVPANTPGVTIHRMLSVYGYDDAPHGHGHITFENVRVPLSAMVLGEGRGFEIIQGRLGPGRIHHAMRTIGAAERAVDWLIARINDDRKKPFGQPLSSHGVILEWLAKSRIEIDSARLIVLNAAIKIDQGNAKFALKEIAQAKVLVPQIALSVIDRAVQAYGAAGVSQDTPLANLWAMIRTLRIADGPDEVHLQQLGKRENKSRREEVVKRLAWQREQSDKNLTANGFPKTKSSL
- a CDS encoding Spo12 family protein (COG:S;~EggNog:ENOG410PSVG;~InterPro:IPR007727;~PFAM:PF05032;~antiSMASH:Cluster_2.5) → MSSTPLAARSPNTHLASSNNEQDLKTASTTMNSMDHHRQILQGKLDSQEKQQTYVSPSDDIMSPCSKKLSDIKGKRFKNAGKPQSLFAKLGKKNYEQSSAEKARNSTDSAEKSA
- a CDS encoding Sad1/UNC domain protein (COG:I;~EggNog:ENOG410PJQE;~InterPro:IPR012919,IPR008979;~PFAM:PF07738;~SECRETED:SignalP(1-27);~TransMembrane:1 (o696-718i);~antiSMASH:Cluster_2.5), which translates into the protein MLVPRWITTYWASWAICMLAWILETGGETTLQQQQQPICLARDWREAEASVLQWPTCIETQWDRRRNGELLAPTPTPQNQDPAKVTPESGSATVSVETGSAVSPPGRETEQELDTDSPLDNVNFLSFEDWKKQNLAKAGQSAENIGGNRRAGTAEKDRRMPTGINNALDSLGDDAEIELDFVGFGTDASEAAKTASAWGTQVHSGAGDGAPIPSDTARQVGVDVSEQGVPHAAGERSKDAGTTCKERFNYASFDCAATVLKTNPQAQGSSSVLIENKDSYMLNECRADNKFLILEMCDDILVDTVVLANYEFFSSIFHTFRVSVADRYPAKPDQWKELGIYEARNTREIQAFAVENPLIWARYLRIEFLTHYGNEFYCPLSLIRVHGTTMLEEYKHDGEARAEEDVSQELLELAQKPQNALETDTPPPESPNALADAAEKHTPKTCPNPATPVELMLLGLADLHTSDIQDSPKEAPASEGSIAPTSGQVAPSSPATPPAGDSASAVPSDTGDSKDQGAPGTSTQASMNTTSTAVSSDAAPQNATSDVDTRSTGASKDEQSAESTRVSTTQPPSANPTTQESFFKSVNKRLQMLETNSSLSLQYIEEQSRILRDAFNKVEKRQLSKTSTFLENLNVTVVNELKQFREQYDHAWRSVALEFEHQRIQYHTEIHSLSTQLGVLADELVFQKRVAVVQSIVVLLCFGLVLFTHGAAGGYIDLPRVQNMVSRSYSLRSSSPMFGFRSLPGSPGSTRPTSSYHTTGHRRQISDESQGGSFNPAVAYAPPTPTSDDDSGLGQDVRGPSPSVSADPRSVSDVVLPLLRSNSSPPDLNGENEGDGEGKSDSLESDSECSSSGL